In a genomic window of Armatimonadota bacterium:
- a CDS encoding PEP-CTERM sorting domain-containing protein — protein sequence MNIKLMRASLMTGVVAGLAVSASANLVINPTFDSSITTNANGAQMMATINQAIAVYQNMILDPITVNIRFVDSGSGLGASSASTIHVTYGDLRSHMVTDATSADDNMALAHLPVQANDPVTNASTGVDITTAQARALGFTTNVSSDCTIWLNSSICHFDHGVNHNSYDYFTVASHEITEALGAGGWGSNIGFAPGIAMLDLFRYDEFGNRTFTTSGAHHAYFSLDGTTHIDEFNQINYSGGDYADWIVHGTPQIQDWAGTTGPGADMVSSEWRALDVSGYDFTTVPEPGSFLALGLGLAFLSRRRRK from the coding sequence ATGAACATCAAACTAATGCGTGCGTCGCTGATGACGGGCGTGGTGGCAGGACTTGCCGTATCCGCATCAGCAAATCTCGTCATCAATCCGACGTTCGACAGTTCCATCACCACGAACGCCAACGGCGCTCAGATGATGGCCACCATCAACCAGGCGATCGCGGTCTATCAGAACATGATTCTCGACCCGATCACCGTCAACATCAGATTCGTCGATTCCGGTAGCGGGCTTGGAGCCAGTTCGGCCAGCACCATTCACGTCACCTACGGCGACCTCCGAAGCCATATGGTCACCGACGCCACCTCGGCTGACGACAACATGGCCCTCGCCCATCTGCCGGTCCAGGCCAACGACCCCGTCACCAACGCGAGCACCGGCGTCGACATCACCACGGCCCAGGCGCGCGCCCTCGGCTTCACCACCAACGTCTCGTCCGACTGCACCATCTGGCTCAACAGTAGCATCTGCCACTTCGACCACGGGGTCAACCACAACAGCTACGACTACTTCACGGTGGCTTCCCACGAAATCACCGAAGCGCTCGGGGCTGGCGGCTGGGGCTCCAACATCGGCTTTGCCCCTGGCATCGCCATGCTCGATCTCTTCCGCTACGATGAGTTTGGCAATCGAACCTTCACCACCTCCGGCGCCCACCACGCCTACTTCTCGCTCGATGGCACGACCCATATCGACGAGTTCAACCAGATCAACTACTCGGGCGGCGACTACGCCGACTGGATCGTCCACGGCACGCCGCAGATTCAAGATTGGGCGGGTACGACCGGCCCCGGCGCCGACATGGTTTCGTCCGAATGGCGAGCCCTCGACGTCTCGGGCTACGACTTCACGACCGTTCCCGAACCAGGCTCGTTCTTGGCCCTCGGCCTCGGCCTCGCGTTCCTCTCACGCCGACGACGCAAGTAA
- a CDS encoding alpha-L-arabinofuranosidase has product MISLLAALSLVPQGQPITITVEANKILHPISPDLFGIFFEEINCAGDGGIYPELVRNRSFEDSDKPEHWDVSSGLDATVEKGKLVVNASSEGEIENKGYWGMSLKKGQKYLLQVTGDFPDASQLTFEATDGSRPVASSVVKFAKGDDRTAVATIVPSESTAAGALKIKVAKGQKFALDYVSLFPTATFKGRTNGLRPGLMTMLNDLGPAFVRFPGGCWVEGDRMASAYRWKTTINNLETRRTVPNLWGYKSTNGLGYHEYLQMCEDLGAAPLFVVNCGMSHKETVPLGQMDEFVQDAVDAIEYANGPVTSKWGAVRAKNGHPKPFNLKYVEIGNENGGPAYNERYKLIFDAIKSKYPNIMTVADVWGGTPTSAPTEIIDEHYYNNPAFFFQNAHRYDTYDRKGPQIYVGEYAVTQGCGSGNVIGAIAEAAFMTGMERNSDVVRMASYAPLFANVNAKAWNPDLIYFDSSNVYGTPSYYVQKLFARNRATDVVESSVTSIPVTKSSFPVGGIGVGTWDTQSEYKDITIIEDGKETKITDPKSMMKPATGKWEFDGDTVRQTSDEEGAKCMFPMPKSTSYTLKLKAKKNGGREGFLVLVGAKDANNFMWLNLGGWTNTVHGLELGIDGGKSQVGHHMNGTIETGRWYDIQIDYSPEKMVCYLDGKMIFDEKPISTPRFFYSAGIDKAKKELVLKVVQGAAQGQDVAIDIKGVAAGSMAKGFVLSSQDPAAENSLEDPKKVVPVPIMAKVEGGTLRFKAEPYSLTILRLPIK; this is encoded by the coding sequence ATGATTTCGCTTCTCGCCGCGCTTTCGCTTGTGCCTCAGGGCCAACCCATCACGATCACGGTGGAGGCGAACAAGATTCTGCATCCGATCAGCCCGGATCTGTTCGGCATCTTCTTTGAAGAGATCAACTGTGCGGGCGACGGTGGCATCTACCCCGAATTGGTGCGAAACCGCTCGTTCGAGGACTCGGACAAGCCAGAACATTGGGACGTGTCGAGCGGGTTGGACGCGACCGTGGAGAAAGGAAAGCTGGTGGTGAATGCCAGCTCGGAAGGCGAGATCGAGAACAAGGGCTATTGGGGCATGAGCCTGAAGAAGGGTCAGAAGTATCTGCTTCAGGTGACGGGCGACTTTCCCGATGCAAGCCAGTTGACGTTTGAGGCGACAGACGGATCGCGGCCAGTGGCATCGTCGGTCGTGAAGTTTGCGAAGGGCGACGACCGAACGGCGGTGGCGACGATCGTTCCTTCGGAATCGACTGCGGCGGGCGCACTGAAGATCAAGGTGGCGAAGGGTCAGAAGTTCGCCCTCGACTACGTTTCGCTGTTCCCGACGGCGACTTTTAAGGGTCGGACTAACGGTCTGCGGCCAGGGCTGATGACGATGCTGAACGACCTTGGTCCGGCGTTTGTGCGGTTCCCCGGTGGATGTTGGGTGGAAGGCGACCGAATGGCGTCGGCGTACCGCTGGAAGACGACGATCAATAATTTGGAGACTCGGCGCACGGTGCCGAACCTGTGGGGCTACAAGTCCACCAACGGCCTTGGGTACCACGAGTACCTGCAGATGTGCGAAGACCTCGGCGCCGCGCCGCTGTTCGTGGTGAACTGTGGGATGTCGCACAAGGAGACGGTGCCGCTGGGACAGATGGACGAGTTTGTGCAGGACGCGGTGGACGCGATTGAGTATGCCAACGGCCCGGTCACGAGCAAATGGGGCGCGGTCCGCGCCAAGAACGGGCACCCGAAGCCGTTCAATTTGAAGTATGTGGAGATCGGGAATGAGAACGGCGGTCCAGCTTACAACGAGCGGTACAAGCTGATCTTCGACGCGATCAAGTCGAAGTATCCGAACATCATGACGGTGGCCGACGTGTGGGGCGGGACTCCCACGAGCGCGCCGACCGAGATCATCGACGAGCACTATTACAACAACCCGGCGTTCTTCTTCCAGAACGCGCATCGGTACGACACCTACGACCGAAAGGGTCCGCAGATTTATGTGGGCGAGTACGCGGTGACGCAGGGTTGCGGAAGCGGCAACGTGATCGGCGCGATCGCCGAGGCCGCGTTCATGACGGGCATGGAGCGCAACTCGGACGTGGTGAGAATGGCGAGTTACGCGCCGCTATTTGCTAATGTGAACGCGAAGGCGTGGAACCCCGATCTGATCTACTTCGATTCCAGCAACGTTTACGGAACACCTTCGTACTACGTGCAGAAGCTGTTTGCGCGAAACCGGGCGACGGACGTGGTCGAGAGTTCGGTGACATCGATTCCCGTAACGAAGAGCTCTTTCCCGGTTGGCGGCATTGGCGTGGGCACATGGGACACGCAGTCCGAATACAAGGACATCACGATCATCGAGGACGGAAAGGAGACGAAGATCACCGATCCGAAGTCGATGATGAAGCCAGCGACCGGCAAGTGGGAGTTTGACGGCGACACGGTGCGGCAGACCTCGGACGAGGAGGGGGCGAAGTGCATGTTCCCGATGCCGAAATCGACGAGCTACACACTGAAGCTGAAGGCGAAGAAGAACGGCGGGCGCGAGGGCTTTTTGGTCTTGGTCGGCGCGAAGGATGCGAACAACTTTATGTGGCTGAACCTCGGCGGATGGACGAACACGGTCCACGGCTTGGAGCTTGGCATCGACGGCGGGAAGAGCCAGGTTGGCCATCACATGAACGGGACCATCGAGACCGGGCGATGGTACGACATCCAGATCGACTACTCGCCGGAGAAGATGGTTTGCTACCTGGACGGCAAGATGATCTTTGACGAGAAGCCGATCTCGACGCCGCGATTCTTCTATTCGGCAGGCATCGATAAGGCGAAGAAGGAGCTGGTTCTGAAGGTCGTGCAGGGTGCGGCACAGGGTCAGGACGTGGCGATCGACATCAAGGGAGTCGCGGCGGGATCGATGGCGAAGGGCTTTGTGCTCTCGAGCCAGGACCCGGCGGCAGAGAACTCGCTGGAGGACCCGAAGAAGGTGGTTCCGGTTCCAATTATGGCGAAAGTTGAAGGTGGAACGCTCCGTTTTAAGGCTGAGCCCTACTCGCTGACGATCCTTCGTCTGCCCATCAAGTAA
- a CDS encoding NYN domain-containing protein → MKISKDYAALFIDFENIFHYIRKRTVDSERAQDIVIELIQELRKKLSADFAQSCIVQYAYADFEQIEVNAQGQLFLLGVETRNVVGTEHKNAADMRLCIDVMETMYTRDEIDTFVLMAGDRDYIPVLQHLRKHAKVVQVVAFKENISGDLLTLVSDGFIDAMQCLGKVSQSELEVGQERLNEYFELRAEASNEQAIQIAEARANGKVAQVAFERSSRLVEKDAQIALEVMLHNFGDKPEVWFTPYLNKLRNALQHLAEYERKALVTTLEMHGAVKVEKRRGEPHDYSVIVINWDHPDVREMNPVNI, encoded by the coding sequence ATGAAGATTAGTAAAGACTATGCAGCCTTATTCATCGACTTCGAAAATATCTTCCACTATATAAGAAAAAGAACGGTTGACTCCGAACGCGCTCAAGACATCGTCATCGAGTTGATCCAAGAATTGCGAAAAAAGCTGAGCGCGGATTTTGCCCAAAGCTGTATTGTCCAGTACGCCTACGCCGACTTTGAACAGATCGAAGTGAACGCCCAGGGGCAGTTGTTTCTGCTTGGCGTCGAGACGCGGAACGTGGTGGGCACCGAGCACAAAAACGCGGCGGACATGCGGCTTTGCATAGACGTGATGGAGACGATGTACACCCGCGACGAGATCGATACGTTCGTGTTGATGGCGGGAGACCGTGACTATATTCCGGTTTTACAGCACCTGCGCAAGCACGCGAAGGTGGTGCAGGTCGTGGCGTTCAAAGAGAATATTTCGGGCGACCTGCTGACGCTGGTTTCGGACGGATTCATCGACGCGATGCAGTGCCTGGGCAAGGTTTCGCAGAGCGAACTCGAGGTTGGACAGGAGCGGCTGAACGAGTATTTTGAGCTTCGGGCCGAGGCTTCGAACGAGCAGGCGATCCAGATCGCCGAGGCTCGGGCCAACGGCAAGGTGGCTCAGGTGGCGTTCGAGCGGTCCTCGCGACTGGTCGAGAAGGACGCGCAGATTGCGCTCGAGGTGATGCTTCACAACTTCGGCGACAAGCCGGAGGTTTGGTTTACACCGTACCTGAACAAGCTGCGCAACGCGCTCCAGCACTTGGCCGAATATGAGCGCAAGGCGCTGGTGACGACGCTGGAGATGCACGGCGCGGTGAAGGTCGAGAAGCGGCGGGGCGAGCCGCACGACTACTCGGTGATCGTTATCAACTGGGATCACCCCGATGTTCGGGAGATGAACCCGGTCAACATCTGA
- a CDS encoding HD domain-containing protein, whose translation MHPALAKIRDAVRGTVFEGDLFLVGGAVRDELLGLPESSDFDLVTRGPSRDLALLLFESGVSTIHPVVYERFGTAMVDVDDVKIELVTARRESYAKNSRKPSVEAGTYADDARRRDFTLNTLMRSLDDWSLVDPLGVGVADLESRVLRTPCDPVRTFDDDPLRMLRAIRFRWRFGLTPAKGLYDAIYMRHGRLKIVSFERIRDEMSKILVGEHAGEALDDLMKAKIFDVVAPEFGAMRGCEQGKYHHLDVWDHTRMVVANAVRLMPGDLLLALGALLHDVGKPPTRSLDENGDIRFFGHEAVGADMARVILGRWKLPGDDIDRVCRLVKNHMRLGSSPTFSDSAARRVIRDLGEDLERLLRLVEADASALKTGVKVLDIDAIRATIARVQEETPVDKLASPLSGQEIMELTGLAPGKEVGRLKKLLDEMVLDGQLGPEDKGRAREIIVTNVPSV comes from the coding sequence ATGCATCCGGCGCTGGCGAAGATTCGGGACGCCGTTCGAGGGACGGTCTTCGAAGGCGACCTCTTCTTGGTGGGCGGCGCGGTGCGCGACGAGCTTTTGGGCTTGCCCGAGTCGAGCGACTTCGACCTCGTGACGCGCGGTCCCTCTCGCGATTTGGCTCTGCTTTTGTTTGAGTCAGGCGTTTCGACGATCCATCCGGTTGTTTACGAGCGATTTGGGACGGCGATGGTGGACGTCGACGACGTGAAGATCGAGCTGGTGACGGCGCGGAGGGAGTCATACGCGAAGAACTCGCGGAAGCCATCGGTGGAGGCGGGGACGTATGCCGACGATGCTCGGCGGCGGGACTTTACGCTGAACACGCTGATGCGGTCGCTGGACGACTGGTCGCTGGTTGACCCGCTGGGGGTTGGCGTGGCGGATTTGGAGAGCCGGGTTTTGCGGACGCCATGCGACCCGGTGCGGACCTTCGATGACGATCCGTTGCGGATGCTGCGGGCGATCCGGTTTCGGTGGCGGTTTGGCTTGACCCCGGCGAAGGGGCTCTATGACGCGATCTACATGCGGCATGGCCGCCTGAAGATTGTCAGCTTCGAGCGGATTCGCGACGAAATGTCGAAGATCTTGGTCGGGGAGCATGCGGGCGAGGCGTTGGACGACCTGATGAAGGCGAAGATTTTCGACGTGGTCGCGCCAGAGTTTGGGGCGATGCGGGGGTGCGAGCAGGGCAAGTACCACCACTTGGACGTGTGGGACCATACGCGGATGGTGGTGGCAAACGCGGTTCGCCTAATGCCGGGAGATTTACTTTTGGCGCTGGGGGCGCTGTTGCACGACGTGGGCAAGCCGCCGACGCGGAGCCTCGACGAGAACGGCGATATTCGGTTCTTTGGGCACGAGGCGGTGGGGGCGGACATGGCGCGAGTGATCCTCGGCCGGTGGAAGCTGCCGGGCGACGACATCGACCGGGTGTGCCGACTGGTGAAGAACCATATGCGGCTGGGGAGTTCGCCCACGTTTTCGGATTCGGCGGCGCGGCGGGTGATCCGAGATTTGGGCGAGGATTTGGAACGGCTTCTACGGTTGGTGGAAGCGGATGCGAGCGCCCTGAAGACGGGCGTGAAGGTGCTGGATATCGACGCGATTCGGGCGACCATCGCACGGGTGCAGGAAGAGACTCCGGTGGATAAGCTGGCGAGCCCGCTTAGCGGCCAGGAGATTATGGAATTGACGGGATTGGCTCCCGGAAAAGAGGTTGGCCGACTGAAGAAGCTGTTGGACGAAATGGTGCTCGACGGTCAGCTTGGGCCGGAAGACAAGGGCCGCGCCCGCGAGATCATCGTTACAAATGTACCGTCGGTCTGA
- a CDS encoding peptidylprolyl isomerase, with product MVACNNASDPSANAINADGLQSSYGSTDTSLEEPKFENPKDGEDVAVITTKFGKIVCKFRPDLAPKHVENFETLAKKGFYDHTTFHRIIPGFMIQGGDPNTKDKSKIAEYGQGGPGYQVKAEFNNLDHKRGVLSMARGNDPDSAGSQFFICVADHPDLNRKYTAFGEVVSGMDVADKIVDQPRGTNDLPNERIEMSVKIEKWPVK from the coding sequence ATGGTCGCTTGCAATAACGCCAGCGACCCGAGCGCGAACGCAATCAACGCCGACGGTCTTCAGTCGAGCTACGGATCGACCGACACCAGCCTGGAAGAGCCCAAGTTCGAAAATCCGAAGGACGGCGAGGATGTGGCCGTCATCACCACAAAATTCGGAAAGATCGTCTGCAAGTTCCGCCCCGACCTAGCGCCCAAGCACGTCGAGAACTTCGAGACGCTTGCCAAGAAGGGATTCTACGATCATACGACCTTCCACCGGATCATCCCGGGCTTCATGATTCAGGGCGGCGACCCCAACACCAAGGATAAGTCGAAGATCGCCGAGTACGGTCAGGGCGGCCCGGGTTACCAAGTCAAGGCCGAGTTCAATAACCTCGACCACAAGCGCGGCGTCCTCTCGATGGCTCGTGGCAACGACCCTGACTCCGCCGGCTCACAGTTCTTCATCTGCGTGGCCGACCACCCCGACCTCAACCGAAAGTACACCGCTTTCGGCGAAGTCGTCTCGGGAATGGACGTCGCCGACAAGATCGTCGATCAGCCGCGTGGCACAAACGATTTGCCCAATGAGCGAATCGAAATGTCGGTCAAGATCGAAAAGTGGCCGGTTAAATAG
- a CDS encoding peptidylprolyl isomerase codes for MATPQSGEEVAVMQTNKGRIVIGFLPDKAPNHVANFKKLSSEGFYDGLKFHRVIPGFMIQGGCPNTRDGASGMPGTGNPGYSIDAEFNDTKHLRGILSMARSSNPNSAGSQFFIMVANAPHLDGQYSAFGYVVEGMETADEIVALRGPGDAPTEPCVIETVTVTPWPLEN; via the coding sequence ATGGCTACACCACAATCCGGCGAAGAAGTCGCCGTCATGCAGACGAACAAAGGCCGAATTGTCATCGGATTTCTGCCCGACAAGGCCCCCAACCACGTGGCGAACTTCAAGAAGCTCTCCTCAGAAGGCTTCTACGACGGACTCAAATTCCACCGAGTCATCCCCGGCTTCATGATCCAGGGCGGCTGCCCCAACACCCGCGACGGTGCGTCTGGCATGCCCGGAACCGGAAACCCCGGCTACTCCATCGATGCCGAATTCAACGACACCAAGCACCTTCGCGGCATCCTCAGCATGGCCCGCAGCAGCAACCCCAACTCGGCCGGCTCCCAATTCTTCATCATGGTGGCCAACGCTCCGCACCTCGACGGACAATATTCTGCCTTCGGATACGTGGTTGAGGGAATGGAAACCGCCGACGAGATTGTTGCACTAAGAGGACCAGGCGACGCTCCGACCGAGCCTTGCGTCATCGAAACCGTCACCGTCACGCCCTGGCCCCTGGAAAACTAG
- a CDS encoding peptidylprolyl isomerase: MALLTTLAFLTVVAPATPLPPQDQLEEPTFAKPKKGDEVGVITTKFGKIVVKFRSDKAPHHVENFKKLAKSGFYDHTIFHRVIPGFMIQGGDPNTKGKDVSTYGMGGPKERVKAEFNNLDHKRGVLSMARSSDPDSAGSQFFIMVADYPSLNFKYSAFGEVVSGMDVADKIVNMPRDGRDMPNERIEMTVKIQKWPVK, from the coding sequence ATGGCTCTTCTCACCACCCTCGCATTCCTCACTGTCGTCGCCCCCGCTACGCCCCTCCCCCCGCAGGATCAGTTGGAGGAGCCCACCTTTGCCAAGCCTAAGAAGGGCGACGAGGTCGGCGTTATCACCACCAAGTTCGGAAAAATCGTCGTCAAATTCCGCTCGGATAAGGCTCCGCACCACGTCGAGAACTTCAAGAAACTCGCCAAGAGCGGCTTCTATGATCACACGATCTTCCACCGCGTCATCCCCGGCTTCATGATCCAGGGCGGCGACCCCAACACCAAAGGGAAGGACGTCTCGACCTATGGCATGGGCGGCCCCAAGGAGCGCGTCAAAGCCGAGTTCAATAACCTCGACCACAAGCGCGGCGTTCTCTCGATGGCCCGCTCGTCCGACCCCGATTCCGCTGGTTCGCAGTTCTTCATCATGGTCGCCGACTACCCCAGCCTCAACTTCAAGTACTCGGCCTTCGGCGAAGTCGTCTCCGGCATGGATGTCGCCGATAAGATCGTCAACATGCCTCGCGACGGAAGAGACATGCCCAACGAGCGGATCGAGATGACGGTCAAGATCCAAAAGTGGCCGGTCAAGTAA
- a CDS encoding 4-hydroxy-tetrahydrodipicolinate reductase, with amino-acid sequence MPIQVVVVGAAGRMGSSSTKFFMDDPAFEVVGLVDRTQSECPVSSLPIETDIDACLDRTKPDVTLVFTTGKAAGQFALASVSRGIPTVIGSSGVDASDVETIKTQTDKAPCLLVPNFSVGAVLMMQFAQKAAKYFPNCEIIELHHEKKIDAPSGTAIRTAQMIAEARTAEPLPAGGEEERGISVEGINIHSVRLPGLLAHQEVLFGRHGELLTLRHDSLDRSSFELGIKLCCAKVRELKGFVVGMEHLL; translated from the coding sequence ATGCCGATTCAAGTCGTCGTCGTCGGAGCCGCTGGGCGAATGGGTTCGTCCTCCACCAAATTCTTCATGGATGACCCCGCCTTCGAGGTCGTGGGCCTCGTCGATCGCACCCAATCCGAGTGCCCTGTCAGTTCCCTCCCCATCGAAACCGACATCGATGCCTGTCTCGACCGCACCAAGCCGGACGTCACCCTCGTCTTCACCACCGGCAAAGCCGCCGGTCAGTTCGCGCTGGCTTCGGTGTCTCGCGGAATCCCGACCGTCATCGGCTCCAGCGGCGTCGATGCCAGCGACGTCGAGACCATCAAGACTCAGACCGACAAGGCTCCCTGCCTCCTGGTACCCAACTTCTCCGTCGGCGCCGTCCTCATGATGCAGTTTGCCCAGAAGGCCGCCAAGTACTTCCCCAACTGCGAAATCATCGAACTTCACCACGAAAAGAAGATCGACGCGCCGAGCGGAACCGCTATCCGCACCGCCCAAATGATCGCCGAAGCCCGCACCGCCGAGCCGCTTCCCGCTGGTGGCGAAGAAGAGCGCGGAATCTCCGTCGAAGGCATCAACATTCACTCCGTCCGCCTTCCCGGACTCCTCGCCCACCAAGAAGTCCTTTTCGGACGCCACGGCGAACTCCTCACCCTCCGACACGACTCCCTCGACCGCTCCTCCTTCGAACTCGGCATCAAACTCTGTTGCGCCAAGGTCCGGGAACTAAAAGGTTTCGTCGTTGGTATGGAGCATTTGCTGTAA
- a CDS encoding ATP-binding cassette domain-containing protein, which yields MSDPDPSSIVVVSDLDSRGRLGKTTLRIENGIATRTEQTPVGEETVGQFAVAELKNPRLEDLVDATAVVADLDGHSVELIRSTNRQNLPLANLEKQLKAMVNGKPVPPADIDDRVCPKCGRPLPKYNNVCEACVNRGQTLMRLFSYAKPYRGRLLWGTFLSVGGMALELVPPYITMLILDKALKNGDSGLFTELVMAYFMVRVLILLVQIGRNRNVAFLGAKIAVSIRHSLFEKLQSLSLSFYDKRNVGSLMSRMTNDTGALYDVLVDGIPVLMNQIILLIAIPVTMMLINWKIGLIAIAPVPAVVLAVHFFRKKMNRVWSRFWHQWSRTGATLNGTLQGTRVVKAFFGEDREVKKFNQRITELADSGYVAESSWATFFPFVMFTMFLGVITVWAVGGRAVLAGMMTIGQLIAFTQYVQRLNDPLSNLQRIIDWSTRALTAAERVFEIMDTPDDIRDSESSVPMPKVQGHVKLTDVHFGYDKLRTILHAVDLEVKPGEMIGVVGHSGSGKTTLINMILRFYDPTQGKVELDGVDLREIQLEDFRRQVGVVLQESYLFPGSIKHNIAYGRPDATMREIMEAAKAANAHDFICKFPDGYDTYVGERGQRLSGGERQRISIARAILHNPKVLILDEATASVDTETERMIQEAIENLVDGRTVFAIAHRLSTLRNADRLIVMDEGRVAEVGTHAELLAREDGIYAKLVKMQSEISKMRQNIFGEVDEAEPQVVEA from the coding sequence ATGAGTGACCCTGACCCTAGCAGTATCGTTGTCGTGTCGGACCTAGATTCCAGGGGCCGGCTCGGCAAAACCACACTCAGGATCGAAAATGGAATCGCGACAAGAACCGAACAGACTCCCGTCGGAGAGGAAACCGTTGGTCAGTTTGCCGTCGCCGAACTGAAGAACCCTCGACTGGAAGACCTCGTTGACGCCACTGCTGTCGTCGCCGACCTCGACGGCCACTCGGTCGAACTGATACGTTCGACCAATCGCCAAAATCTGCCGCTCGCCAACCTTGAGAAGCAGTTGAAGGCGATGGTGAATGGGAAGCCGGTTCCGCCCGCGGACATCGACGATCGTGTGTGCCCCAAATGCGGCCGACCGTTGCCGAAGTACAACAACGTCTGCGAAGCCTGCGTGAATCGCGGCCAGACGCTGATGCGCCTATTCTCGTACGCCAAGCCGTACCGTGGCCGACTGCTGTGGGGAACCTTCTTGAGCGTCGGCGGCATGGCCCTGGAATTGGTGCCGCCGTACATCACGATGTTGATCTTGGACAAGGCGCTGAAGAACGGAGACTCGGGGCTCTTTACCGAGTTGGTGATGGCGTACTTCATGGTTCGCGTCCTGATTCTGCTGGTGCAGATTGGCCGCAACCGCAACGTCGCTTTCCTGGGCGCCAAGATCGCGGTTTCCATCCGCCACAGCCTTTTTGAAAAGCTCCAGAGCCTTTCGCTGAGCTTTTACGACAAGCGAAACGTTGGCTCGCTGATGTCGCGCATGACCAACGACACGGGCGCTCTGTATGACGTGCTGGTCGACGGCATTCCGGTCCTGATGAACCAGATCATTCTGCTCATCGCGATTCCGGTCACGATGATGCTGATCAACTGGAAGATCGGTCTGATCGCGATTGCGCCGGTGCCTGCGGTGGTGCTGGCGGTCCACTTCTTCCGTAAGAAGATGAACCGGGTTTGGAGCCGATTTTGGCATCAGTGGTCGCGCACCGGCGCGACGCTGAACGGCACGCTTCAGGGTACGCGCGTGGTCAAGGCGTTCTTTGGCGAAGACCGTGAGGTCAAGAAGTTCAACCAGCGAATTACCGAGCTTGCTGACAGCGGTTACGTGGCCGAGTCAAGCTGGGCGACGTTCTTCCCGTTCGTGATGTTCACGATGTTCCTGGGTGTCATCACCGTGTGGGCCGTGGGTGGACGCGCGGTTCTGGCGGGGATGATGACCATCGGTCAGTTGATCGCGTTTACGCAGTACGTTCAGCGGTTGAACGACCCGCTTTCGAACCTGCAACGCATCATCGACTGGTCGACGCGAGCCCTTACGGCGGCGGAGCGCGTGTTCGAAATCATGGACACGCCGGACGACATCCGCGACAGCGAATCGTCGGTGCCGATGCCCAAGGTTCAGGGGCACGTGAAGCTGACAGACGTGCACTTTGGTTACGACAAATTGCGAACGATCCTGCACGCGGTGGACCTGGAAGTGAAGCCGGGCGAAATGATCGGCGTGGTGGGGCACTCGGGCTCGGGTAAGACGACGTTGATCAACATGATTCTGCGGTTCTACGACCCGACGCAGGGCAAGGTGGAACTGGACGGCGTCGATCTGCGCGAAATTCAGTTGGAAGACTTCCGCCGCCAGGTGGGTGTCGTGCTCCAGGAGAGCTATCTGTTCCCAGGTTCGATCAAGCACAACATCGCGTACGGGCGACCGGACGCGACGATGCGGGAGATCATGGAAGCGGCGAAGGCGGCGAACGCTCACGACTTCATCTGCAAGTTCCCGGACGGTTACGATACGTACGTCGGCGAGCGCGGCCAGCGGTTGAGCGGCGGCGAGCGACAGCGAATTTCGATCGCGCGGGCGATCCTGCACAACCCGAAGGTGCTGATCCTGGACGAGGCGACGGCGAGCGTGGATACCGAGACCGAACGCATGATCCAAGAGGCAATCGAGAACCTCGTGGACGGGCGAACGGTGTTTGCCATCGCGCACCGGCTTTCGACCCTGCGCAATGCGGATCGGCTCATCGTCATGGACGAAGGGCGCGTGGCTGAGGTCGGCACTCATGCGGAACTATTGGCGCGTGAGGATGGTATCTATGCCAAGCTGGTAAAAATGCAGAGCGAAATCAGTAAGATGCGCCAGAATATCTTTGGCGAAGTCGACGAAGCTGAACCTCAAGTCGTCGAAGCGTAG